In Trachemys scripta elegans isolate TJP31775 chromosome 21, CAS_Tse_1.0, whole genome shotgun sequence, the DNA window ACAGCGCCCTCTTCTGCTCGGCAAACAGACGGCTCCGTTCCTGCCACAGGCGCACACTCATCTTATCGGGCAGTTGTGCCCAGCCCTTTTTTCTCGTGTGCGAACACACCTTCCCAACGCACGCCATTGCGTGCACATGGATACACACgtctttcccaccccagcccctgctaACTTGGCGAAGGTGActctctctctggctcccctTTCTCTCCCAACCCCGCAAAGGGAGCTGGACCATCTGGCTCCCAAGACCTGCGGTTGGCTTCTTCGTGCAGTCACTTGGCCCTCCCACGATTTTAGGCTCTGAGGATTGCACAAGCCAAAATGTCAGCTCCCTCCCATTGCACACGCCGCAAGGAAGCCAGAGGGACCCTGCCAGACACAGGGAATTTGTCATTCCCAgttgctgcagccctgctccctgcctagCCAAAGTGGGTCCAAAAAGCACTGTAATCCACACAGGTAGAAGCTCCCTGTCTGGCtgcctcccccctcaccccctcaccCCTCTGCTCAGCTGTGTTCTTGGCCCCTTTCTCACACTGCATGGCTATGAGTCATCCTCGCTCACTCCCACCAACCCAGCCTGCTGCAAGGGGCCAGGCTATGTGTCTGAGCTTGGGGGTGTGGAGGGGAGTCAGGTCAAAGAGAGGAATTAAGTGGGCTTGAGCTGCCTGACGCTGcagctcagcccccctcccttttCATCTGGGGACCGTGTGGGAACTCGCAGGTGTTGTAAATGTGCCCCCGGCACAGAGCGTGCTAGTGCAAGGGCCATGGGCCAGGCATGAGAGCTCTGGAGCTGGACGTGCTGGGGAGGTGGCGGTGCACACACACATCTGCAGGCACATGCATTTGTGTGACCTGCTTTAATGCGTGTCACAGGGggctcagatgccatggtgatgagcaccatGGGTGGTGTTTCCCAAGGAGCCTAAGGGACTTAGGAGCTGAAATTTGATATGAGTTGGGTACCTCACTCCTCTCCCACTCTTTTGAAGAATCACAGCCCACGTTTCTCCTTGGTGGGTgcacagataccatggtgatgggcccTGTATAAGTGAGATCCGAATGCGAGAGAGCACCTATAAACAAACATAAGGGCCTGCGCATGCTGCTCACTGAGGGGGTGcatctgcctttctctgctcgtGTGCATTCACTGGCACGTTGCGTACGAGCGCACGCACCCATCTCCGCGCTCAGGTGAGCGTGTGGTCACGTAagacctgagccaaagcccacggGAGTCTTTCCACTTGCTGCAATGGGCTTCGGCTCCGGTCCCAAGTACCACTCGCTGCATGTGTCCGTGTTGATGTGCCTTGGGTGTGCACACGCACAGATACCTGTCTGTGTGTGCTCACGTGTGCCCAGGTGCCTCTGTGTGCATTTATGGGCATGCCTGGTGTGGTCACGCGCCTGCCTGTAGGTGTGTACGTAGGGTCGCACAGATCCTGGTCGGGTCAGTAACCAGCATGTTCTCCTCCTGCTCAGGCCCCCCTCGCCGTTCTCCACCGCTGACAGCCCCAGCACAGAGGGCAGAAAGATGAATCCCACCATCAGCATCGCTGTCATCCTGACAGGTAGGGGCCCCGTGGTGCAATTATGCTGTCACCTAGTGGCCATTCTCCATAAGTGGCACTGGCTGGAGAGACCAGACATAAGCTGTAATGCTTCACTCCAGAGAAAGCGAGGCCCACCGCATCCTCGCATGGGGGAGCCAGGCACAAAACGAGGTGGGGGAGAGCTAGATTGATGCAGCTAGCTACACAGGGACCAAAAGCAGGCTTTGTCTATGCCAAGGTGCACCCAGTGGATAGTATGATTTCATAACACATGGGCTGCCATGCTGGGTTTctgccccagggcagctgggccCCATTGAATGGATGTGCTTTGGAGTAAGGGACCTAAAATGCAGCCTTCCCCGTAACAAAGGGCCCTATGAGGGTACAGCAGACACTAGTCTTgaccctgcccccccttcccgTTCTCATTTCCTCTATGCTGGAGTGGCAGGTGATTTgcaggctggggtgtggggaggaggtgactgGATAGACTGTGGGTCCAGGGacattgtggggtggggggaatgttaTCATCTCTCCTGCTTCGCAGTGACCCCACAGTGGAATGCACTGgcttggtgggggagagagatcaCTCGCTAACAGCACAACCCCAACGGTTAAAAGCCAAACTACTGCTGCAGGCGAACAGAGAGTCTCCACTAGCTCAGGTGGTTGAGCCCTCATTTTGCGAGCAGGAAGTCTTGGCTTCTCTAGCCCTGTGCGCGTGTAATTTAGCCAGAAACTGTGACGTGTCTCCCTAGCATGTGGATTCACTGCTGCACTCACTGGAGCAAGGGGCAGCGATAGGGGTGCTCCTGCCTTCGCcattcccgccccctcccccccgcctgaCCCTGTTGGCCTGTCCCAGTGCTGCAGGTTGCCCATTGCCagaagatcaaggagctgagcgCCTGCTTGCTGGGTCAGAACCTGCGCGTGGACTGCCGCTACGAAAACAAGACCAGCAACTTCCTGACGTACGATTTCAGCGTGCTCAAGGAAAACAGGAAGCGGGTGATCCAGAGCAACCTGAACGTCCCTGAGAACAGCCTCAAGACCCGATCCAACATCACCCTGTCCAAGGACCTGGCGTGCCTGCAGCTGTTCGACTTCACCACCGCAGACGAGGGCATCTACATCTGCGAGCTGAAGATCACCGGTGACTACACCGGCAACCAGATAAGGAACATCACCGTCATCAaaggtgggcaggggaggggacccTAGCACCCCTGGGCTTCTTGCTGACCTacccctgtgtgccccccttcAGGGCTCTGTTTCTGATGGCCCAAGGGACACTGATTCTCACAGGCCCACCTGATGCCCTCTGCCCATTTAAGCCCTGTGCCCAATGCTTTTCTGAGATAAAGGCCTGTATGCTAATGCTTTCCAACCTAatgcagccagggcagggccagcAACGGAGTCAccgctccccccacacacatccttGCCTGGAGCCAAACCCCTCTCGCCCTCCAGTGCCCTGTGCCTTTTGCAGGCGTCTCTCGGaggcacccacccacccagcttCCCACTGGGCCCTGCAAATCCTAGAGCCAGCTCTGCGCTGGAGAATGGTCCCGATCAGAACCGAGCCCAGATCTGTAGAACTATCTCTGGCTGCTTGGCAGCCCACGCGTGGGCTGAGATTGATGCATCTCAGTGGACAGTTGCTAATGTCACCCCAAAGAACCCATCATAGTTGGTATGAAGTGGCCCCTTTGATACCCTGGCTCAGCAGAAACCAAGGACTAAAGGGGGCCAGCACTCCTTCCTGGGGACCCAGAACACATCCGACCCAGGACAGATCAGCAAGGTAGCATAAGGGGAAGAGCCCGACCTCTGCCCACCCTGTGACTGTTCTGTAGGGAAGGGACACCAGCCTCCAAGACTGTCCATCTGGAACATAGTGTCTGTAGGCTTTCTGCTGGGGAGaggccttttcccaccccagagTGCCACAAAGCACCTTGCACCCCACCTCTCATGGCCTGGGGTCAGGAAGGTACTTCCCTATGGGCAGGATCTTGCCTAGTTGTCCCCTAGGGGTTTCTTTCACCCGCTTTTGAAGCAGTTAgtgctggccattgtcagagagagGACACGGGAGTGGATGGAGCCCTGACTTGATggttattgtttgtattgcagtaggacctagaggccccagtcgaGATCAGAGCCCCACTTGTGCCAGGCGCGGAGAAGACAGAGTGGGAAGCGCtcccttgccccaaagaactcGCAGTCTCGCTAGACAAGAcacagtgggaggggaaatagaggcccatggaggggaagtgacttgcccaaggtcatgcagctggttggtggcagagccagaaagagaacccaggtgtcccggCTCCCAGCGCCCCGTCATTCCTCTTTCCCCGGGGATCTCATTTGTGCCTcgtctctcttttcctctccccctgccctggcagacaagctggagaaatgtgctGGCATCAGCCTCTTGATTCAGAACACTTCCTGgttgctgctcctgctcctgtctCTGCCGCTCCTGCAAGCTGTGGACTTCGTGTCCCTGTGAAGGGAAGGAGCGACCGAACCGCCCAGCCGAGCCCCGCCGCCCCAACGTGGCCCTTTGCAAGAGAAGACCATGAACGATTTGAAACCAAGGaaatctctctctgtgtatatctctctatataGCTGTATATCTACCGAGCCCGCCCGCCCTGCCCTCACACCACACGTCCGAAACAcgctgggggctggggtgggtgtATTAAGCAGTATTAAAGGACCCAACGCATGGCAGCATTCCCTCGCGCTCTGCTAGATGGTGCAGCTTCTTCCATAGcacgttctgtttgtttctttgtccCGGTGGCAGGGGGATCTATAGCCTCGAGGGAGCAGCTTGTCTTGTCCCCGTTTTTTGTCTTTCAAGGAGGGCAAGACAGGGGCCCCAGACCCGACTCTGGTAAAAGAGAGAGGATCAAAGAGTTAGGGGACCAACTGGGAAGTCCTGGCTACCACCCCAGCCTGGAGAACAGATGCTCGCTCAGCAACACAAGGTTGCCCAGTGTAAAGGCTTGTCCTGACCTAGGCAATGTCAGGCAAAGGGGATAGAGTAGGGTGCACTAGCTTTTCACCTCTGGGGAGCTGGGTTTGAATCCTGCCTGGTGAGATGAATTTGGTGGGCTCTCAGCCTGTTCTTAGCAGCCATCACTTCCGTATTGCACAAAGCCATGATCATTGGTATGACTGCTTCACCTGCATAGGAAAGGGCCAGCATTGAAACAGATCAGTCTTGGGGGTGTGAGCAACAAGGACACTTTAATACAGAGACAGCAAGGGGTGCTGAAGGTCTCAAGTTTGTGGTGCAGGGATAGACAGATGGAGGGGGCCTCAGCACTGAAACAGCAAGGGGTGTGGAAGGTTTTATGCAGggctgcagatgcacctctgtcCTAAGGACACTTGCCCATCACTCATCCATGCTCCGCTGGGCTTAAGCCCTCACCGTAAGATCAGAGGATGGCAGTTGCTATAGgagttggttgttttttaaattaatcctgaactaaggaactgaggcagcagcCCTTTAAACTAATCAGTGTGCCAAGGCCTAGAGCTCCTTGGGCATTGACTAATCCTGCTCCGTGGAGACTAGGGGTTAGCTGTGAAGGGAGACCCCTTGCTGAGCTGGGGCCAGCACGGCTCACTGCATGATCTCCAGGCAGTGGTCCCCTGGGCGGAGACACAGATAGCACTTGCATCTTCCTTTCACCCCAGCttgcaagggtgtgtgtgtgtgtgtgagaaaacgagtggggggggggggacagcttGCTCCCAGAGAAGAAGCCACTGTCCTTGGGGAGAGAGGAGATACAGCGATAGGGATGGGGGCCTAGGCAGCTGCCACCTCCCACTCCTCTGGCACCCGTGGAAGCTGCTCTGTGACATGCCCCCATTAACACACATGGCTGTCTCCTGCTGGGGCTGACGCCAAGCCACAGGCTCTCATCCCTGCATGCCACCCTTTGGGTTTGACTCCAGGCACTAGCGAGACCAGCCCACATGGCTCCGCTCCTTGTCCTCCTTCAGCCCAGTCCCGCTCCCGAGTCGTGctagtgggggggtggggagaaggctgCAGCCTTCCTCCCTTGCAGGTTAACAGATTCCGGTGCGGGCCTGTTCCTTAGCACAACCTTCCCTCTCATTAGGAGCCTAAAGGGCCTAGGCAGGTGTTTCCTGTGGACACTGGTTAGCTGTAGGGGGAGCGAATGCATCCCAAACCACAAAATGACCCCAAGCTTAGAGAGCGTCCCCAGCTCGAGACAGGGTCTGGACAAGGCCTACACGTCCCCCAGCAAGCTGGGGGTCAAATGCCCCAGGACTTACTCCTGAGCCCACCTACCTAGCAGGGGCAGGCTAGATGGTGGAGGGTATTACATAGCTCTCTCCTGAGCACCAAAGGCATCtcacccaggggtgggcaaaaacAGCCTCTGCGGCATGGGGGAGCAGAggtcccactcagcccgctgccatgCAGGTGAGGCAATGGGAACCCAAGATCACCTGCATGGGAACTGACCAGGGCAAGACCTGGTGGAGCTGGAAGGGTTAATAGTGACCGGGGGTGGGGGCGGTGTGCAGGCCCCAGCTAATTGTAATGTGCCCCCCCCCTCCGATTGTGTGTGCTGAGCTTGAGACAACTGCAGTGCCAAGAGCCCTGGTGGCTGGCTAGGGGAGCTGCTTTCTTCCGTGATGCCCCGCGCCCTGCTTGTTCGCTGTACAATGCCCAGGTATCTCTCTGCTGTACTGCTCAGGTATCTCTCCGTGTACATCTCCCACCAGCCAGCCCGGGCCTGATGGTGAAtgcaagggagggaaggggagggtcaGACCCAGCCAACCCACACCGACGTGTCCTAGTCTTGTTTCGTGAACATTTGTAGTGTTTCCACAGCTTGGTGTACGAGAAATGCTGTTCAAGGGGGgaaaacaagaacaacaaaagaGCCTGTCTGCACAATAAATCCCTCGGTTGTGTGTTGGATTTGCAGCCACCTGCCTCTTTATTCCAGCACTGGATTCAAGGGCTTTGAATTTGCTTGTCTAAGGGGCAGCCTGCCCTCTAGTGGAGACAAGCTGAATTGCTTCGCTGTGTGTCCTAGCGTCTATACTGCTGCAAGATAATTCCCTCTCGCGCCAGCTGGCTCTATAACCAGCCCGGCTCCCAGGGCTAGCCCTGCCGGCCTGACATGCTCCAAGTAGCAGGGGGGACGAAGGGGAGCGGTGCCCGCCCTGCCTGGAAAGCGAGGAAGAGGCGGCGAGGGCCAGCTTTGCTCCCAGGGCTTTTTCTTCTCAGGCTGGAAGCTCCAGAATTGGACCCCTTCCAGctcctgctgccagccccacctGGGCCCTAGAGCCAGAGGGCTCGGGCTGGTAGACCCGCACAGGGGGTCCCCCGgggtgaccccccccacacacacacatgctgcaggCGCTGGGACTAGCCCCTGCCTATAGGGGGACCCAGAGCAGCACCCAGGGGCTAGGATCTCCGTCCGTCCTGTCTCCCCTGGCCTATAGGGGCAGCACCCAAGGGCTGGGATCCagccctccctgcctgccccgtgGGAGGACCGGAGCTCCAGGGGTTGggatctccccccagcctctagGGAGCAGCACCCAGGGCCCGATCTACCGTGCCCCACACTCGTCTCCCCGGACCCATGGAGGGAGACCCGGCGGACAGGGCGCACCTGGGGCTGACTGTCCCCCCGCgactcccggcccggccccacgtGCGCGCTGCCCTGGGGCGCGGGACGCCGCCCGGCAGCAGCCGCCTCCCCGCCCCGCGTCAGCTGCGCCCGGATTGTGACATCAGGCTCGGCCGGGCCCCCAGCTGCTCCACGGAAGCGGCCGGCTCCGGCTCATCCTGCCCGAGAGCCTGGTGAGTGCGGGAGGCGCGCCCGGCCAGCCCCGCAGGGCTCCGGGTGCGCAGGGGGTGCCCGGCCCCCCGGGCAGTGCCAGCCCCGCCTGGGGGGACCTAGGGGGTGCCGGGTCCCCCTGGNGCCCCCCGGGCAGTGCCAGCCCCGCCTGGGGGGACCTAGGGGGTGCCGGGCCCCCCGGGCGGTGCCAGTCCCATCTGGGGGGTGCCGGGCCCCCCTGGGCGGTGCCAGCCCCGCCTGGGGGGGATGTAGGGTCCATATGACCCCTGGGCAGAATAAGACTCTGTGGCTGTAGGagttccctgccccccaggcaaTGGGGCAATGCCCTCTATTTCCCACCAGTGTTCTGGCTGTGTGAAtgaccccccatcccctgaaaaCCACCTGGGCAGGCCCAGCACCTTGTGGGTCGTGCCAACCCCCTCTGTATAAGTGGAGGGTGTGGGGCTTGGGCCTAGCTGAGAAAATGTCTCTTTTCCCCCACTCACCCCCTTGCCAGAGTCATTTCAGTGGTAGGGGTGTGTCCCCTACCTGTCCCTCTTCCCACAGGCTTGGGTGGGAGTTGGGAGAATGTGCCAAGGCTGCTTCCCCCGCCAAAACACACAATAAGGCAgtgcctgcctgggctggggaggactggGAGCATGTACCTGGTCTGCTTCATTCCTCCCGACCCAAGATCAGCGCCACCTGTGATCTGTGTATGCGGGAGCCATGCCTGCATCCCTCCTGTGTGTGTGCACTTGTGCCTCGCCTCCTGGGTGTGCATGTGAGCACTTGTACCATGCCAGCACGCCCTCTGCCTGCGTGTACCATGCAAatgctccctgtggccgcaggAAGATGTGTTGCTGGGAGAGCCGGACCCACATCCTCCAGCTTCCTACCCCAGGCTGTGGGAGAGTGGGGCCATCCTGCTGGCTGGACACACTGGGAGGAGGAATACGTTTCCCCTGCTCTGGGTGGAGCTGCTTTGAAAATGGCCTCAGCAG includes these proteins:
- the THY1 gene encoding thy-1 membrane glycoprotein, which produces MNPTISIAVILTVLQVAHCQKIKELSACLLGQNLRVDCRYENKTSNFLTYDFSVLKENRKRVIQSNLNVPENSLKTRSNITLSKDLACLQLFDFTTADEGIYICELKITGDYTGNQIRNITVIKDKLEKCAGISLLIQNTSWLLLLLLSLPLLQAVDFVSL